GTGTGGTAATTTAATTTGGTGTCTATATTTATTTCTAAGCCCTCCTTTGTATTTTTTTGTGTGTGGTTTGATTTCTTGTTCCTGAATTTTTCTGTATGAATGCTTGTTCGTATAATTAAGCTAAATCTAATCAACTTTAGGAGAAAACCAGAATTTTTCCATTACACCTTGTTACACTTGGTTTTACTTGGGTGAGAGCTTGCTTTTTTAACAAGTTGCGGACTGTTTTTTATTTGTGGTAATTGCCTGGTAATGCATTGATAATAAATTGATTTCTCTCTATCTGTGAGTGTTGGTGAAAATTTTTTTAAGTTTTCTTTAATAATTTTTGTTTTTTGACTGGCGAGTGTTGAATGAGAAGCTATATTAATTAACGCTAGGTTATTAACTAGCGCCACTAAACCTAAGTTTAAATAAAGTTAATAAGGAATGTAATCATGAAAAAAGTAATCGAACTTCAGAAAATAAATGCAAATGCAGGTACTTGTCACCCTTCACAAATCAGTGCTTGGTAAGTCCTGGTATTAGATGAAGACTAACCAAGTCTGAGCGCAGTTTCTAATTCATTGTTTTGTTTTATAAGCTGCGTTTAATATTGGTTTCTTCGCTCTATTATGTACAGCAAGGCTTCTTAAGGAGAAGCTTTGTTGTGGCCTTGTTGATCAAATCCAGATAACTTAGGTAACACCGAGATTTCAACTGCTTCCCTGATATTCAGGCATACCTAGCCTAGTCATTCTATTGAGTACTTTCACTTTGATCATCGCTTCAGTGTGTTGCTGATTGAATCCACGACTGACCAGCTTGTCACCCATTAGCTGTTTGTATCGGTACATTGCCGTTTCCGCCAGTGAACGTTGATGGTAGTTCACACATTTTTTCCACTCACTGCTGCCTATATGCTTTGTTAAAATGACCGCGCTGTTGCGAGCATGTCCATCCTCCCACAACTGTGCGTTACTCCTTGGTGGGATCACTGCTTCGGCCTTTTTAGCTGCTACTTCGGCATAACAGCCTCTGGTATCATAGGCACCATCTGCTTTAACTGAGCTGATCTTCCTGCGCAATGGTCTGAGTAGGTCACCCAAAACTTCTGAATCAGCTACAGACACTGTGGACAACTCAGCGCCTACGATTTGGTGCGTATCTGGATCAACTGCCAGGTGTAGCTTTCGCCATGTTCGGCGCTTGTTTGCACCATGTTTTCTTGCATGCCACTCACCATTTCCGTACACCTTCAAACCAGTGCTATCAACCACAATATCAATGCCTCCGGATGCACTGGAGTGTGGCCTATAGCGAACTGCCAGCTCTGCACTACGCTTGCACAAACAACTATAAGTTGGCGTATCCAAATCAAGCTTCATCATTGATATTAGTGACGAAACAAAACCCTGTGCAGCTCGAAGAGACAAGCGAAATACAGCCCGCAAAGTCAGGCAGGTCTCAATTGCCAGTTCAGAGAAATGATTAGCCCGGCCTTTACCGCCGTGATGTTGCGTGTTGTTCCACTGTTCAATCGCGTCCTCGGAAAACCAAAGTTGGATGTTACCTCTGGCGATAAGGGCTTTGTTGTATTCGCGCCAGTTGGTGATACGCTTTTCTTTCAAAGTTCAGCCTCTGTGTTTGCTTTCGAGATCTGATCACATAAGGCTAAATTAGTTCAATGATTTAGGAAACAACGCCCTT
This window of the Pseudoalteromonas rubra genome carries:
- a CDS encoding IS5 family transposase is translated as MKEKRITNWREYNKALIARGNIQLWFSEDAIEQWNNTQHHGGKGRANHFSELAIETCLTLRAVFRLSLRAAQGFVSSLISMMKLDLDTPTYSCLCKRSAELAVRYRPHSSASGGIDIVVDSTGLKVYGNGEWHARKHGANKRRTWRKLHLAVDPDTHQIVGAELSTVSVADSEVLGDLLRPLRRKISSVKADGAYDTRGCYAEVAAKKAEAVIPPRSNAQLWEDGHARNSAVILTKHIGSSEWKKCVNYHQRSLAETAMYRYKQLMGDKLVSRGFNQQHTEAMIKVKVLNRMTRLGMPEYQGSS